TATTTTTTTGTAGAACCAAATACGACCTTAGAGTACTCTTTACATTTTGGATTAAAAGGAATAAAAGCAAGAGAGTTAATCCGTACCCTTGCTTTAAATAAAATCTTTATTTCAAATGGAGAAGGGTGTTCTTTAGGACTTTCAAAGCCATCACAAATAATTCAGCAAATGGGTTATGATGAGCTTACAAGTAGAAATTCTATAAGCTTATCATTTTATAAAAGTGATGAAAAAATAGATGTTAAAAATATAGTAAAAACTATCTATTTAAAATATAGACAGATTAAGGCTTTAAATGATGAGTAAAATATTTATTAGCTTAGAAGAAGCAATCAAAAAGAGTTTAGAGTTAGTTGAAGCATCAACTTTAATAGAATCAATTCCTTTAGAAAAAGCTTTAGGAAGAGTTTTATCTAAAGATATTATTTGTATTAAAAACTTACCTGCTTTTAATAATTCAGCAATGGATGGCTTTGCTATTAAAGCTAGTGATGCAGGAAAAACTTTAACAATCAAAAAGAAAATCTTTGCAGGAGATAAAGGAGAAGTAAGCCCTTTAGAAAAAGATGAGTGTTATAAAATTATGACAGGGGCAAAAGTTCCAGCTGATGTTGATACCATTATTCCTTTTGAACTTTGTACTAATGTTAGTGAAACTTCTGTAACAATTCCAAATGAAGTAAAAAAAGGAAATCATTTAAGACTTAAAGGGGAAGAGCAAAAAGAGGGCAATACTCTTATAAGTAAAGCTGAAACTATAAACTTCTCTCATATAACTCTTTTAGCTTCTCAAGGAATTACAATGGTAGAAGTTGTAAAGAAAATCTCTATTGCAGTAATTTCAACTGGAAATGAATTAAAAGAGCCTTGGGAGTCTTCTGATGAAGAGGAGATTTATAATTGTAATTCATATGGAATAATCTCTTTGTTAAATCAAAAAGGTTTTGAAGCTTCGTATTGTGGAGTAATCTCTGATAATTTAGAAGAGTCTTCAAAATGTATCTCAAATCTAAAAAAATATGATGTGGTAATAACTACAGGTGGTATCTCTATGGGAGATGCTGATTTTGTTTCACAAGCTTTTAAAGAGAATGGATTAGAAGTTGCTTTTCATGGAGTAAATATTAAACCTGGAAAACCAATTATGATGGGTAAAATGGATAATACTGTAGTTATCTCTTTACCAGGAAATCCTCTGCCAGCTTTAATTAATACCTATCTTTTTATTTTGCCAGTTCTTAGTAAAAAACAAGGAAGTAAAGCTTTTTATCACGATACAACTTTTTCTATGAATACTCAAAGATTTGAAGTAAAACAAGGTAAAGTAAATATAGTACTTGGAAAAGTAGAAAATGGAAACTTTAAAGTTACAAGAGATAACAAATATGGAGCTGCTATGATTACAGCACTTTATGAGAGCAATGCCTTACTTGTAACAAAAGAAGAGAGAGCCTCTTTAGAAGTAGGGGAAGAGGCTCATCTTATAAAATTTGATAGTGATTTAATAGAAAAAGAGTCATATATTTTTAATTAAAAAAAACTATAGTAGTTTTGATACTTTTTTAGTATTTTTTATAGCTACAATTACCTTATGAAAGAAGACTTATTAGTACTTGGGTCATGCTTAGTTATGTATCCATGTTTATATTATGTTTTTTATATAGGATTTGTTAGTTAGATTAAATATTAATTTATGAGTATAAAAAAAGCCAGCTATAGAAGCTGGCTTCTTAAAGATTTGAGGCTAACTCTTGTTCTTTAAAATTTCAACTGTACTCTTCAGTTAATTTGTCATAAAATTTAACATATTGAGTATCACCTTCATCTCTTGCTTTCATGGCAGGTCTTGGGTGCTCATTTAAATGTCCTGTAATAATATATGGCACACTTGGTCCCCAATCTAATTCTTTTTCGATTGCAACCATATGTTCTTCAATAAATTTTAATACAGGTTTTAATTTATATTTTGGATTCTTTAAAAATCCAAGTAATAGTTCCATTGCACAGTTTCCTGCACCTCTTCCTAATCCACTAACTGTAACATCTAAATAGCTTGTTCCATAAATCATAGCTTCTAAAGTATTAGCATATGCAAGTGTTAGGTTGTTGTGTGCGTGAATACCAACTTTTTTTCCAGCTGGTTTAGCAAATGATAAATATTTTGCTGTTAGTTTATTAATCTGTTCTGGATAAAAAGAACCAAAGCTATCTGCAATATAAATTACATCTACATTTGTTTCAGCTAATTGTGTTAAAACTTCTGTTAGTTCATCATCAAATGATTTTGAAATAGCCATGATATTACATGTAGTTTCATAACCTTTTGCATGGAAATCTTCAATTAATTCAATTGCTTCAGGTAATTGATGAATATAAGTAGCAACTCTAATCATATCTACTACTGATTCAGATTTTGGAGGAATCTCTTCTTTGATAGTTCTTCCAACATCTGCCATTGTAGCAATCTTCATGTTTGTATTATTTTCACCTACAATTCTTCTTATATCTTCTTCTTTACAGAAATTCCATGTTCCATACTCATCTTCACTCATAACAGTTGGTGATACATTTTTACCAATTTCCATATAATCAATTCCAGCCGCTACACACATTTCATAGTGAGCTTTTACGAATTCATCTGTAAAGTGGTAATTATTTACAAGTCCACCATCTCTTATAGTACAGTCAAAAACTTTAATGTCTTTTCTTACTGAAAGTATTGAACCTTTTCTTTCTAACATAATATATCCCTATTTTTATTAATTAAATGTGACAAGAATAATACCTTAAAGTTATAAAAAAAATTATTAAGCATTATCTATTTTGTCGTCTTTCCTGCCCTTGATAAGTTTTTGAAGCTAAGGCATCTCTTATTTTTAAGTTATCTTTACCTTCAAATTGTATGTGTTTTGTATTCTCTACATTCTTATCTGCAATCTTACTTAAACTTACAGATATAAGTTTTACATTCTCAGCAATATCTGCATTTCTTTGAGTTAATACATCAATATTAGAAACTGTTGAATTAATCTGAGAAATACCTCTTTCTTGTTCAATTGAAGCTTCAACAACATTTTGAATTAACTTTGTTGTTTCATTGATATTTTTATTTAATAATTCATACCCTTCAATCATTTTATCTGCAATATTTTTACCTTCATTTGCTTTTGAAGTTGCATTTTCTACTAAGTTTTTTATCTGTTTAGCAGCTTCAGCAGACCTATTTGCTAAATTTCTAACTTCTTGTGCAACAACTGCAAACCCTTTTCCTGCTTCTCCAGCAGTAGCAGCTTCAACTGCTGCATTTAGTGAAAGAATATTTGTTTGGAAAGCAATTTGGTCAATCATTTCAACAGCTTCATGTACTGCATTTGTTGAGTTATTTATCTCATCCATTGCATTAACTGTTTGAGAAGTTAAATTCATACCTTCTTCAATCTCTTCTTTTACATTTTTACCATAAATTGACATCTCTTTCGCAGTTTGTGAAGTAGCTACAATTCTAGTTGTAATCTCTTCAATTGCAGCTGAAGTTTCCTCTAATGAAGCAGCTTGTGAAGAAGTAGCTTCTGAAAGATTAGTACTATTTTCAAGAAGTACTTTTGACTCTTTTTGCATTACAAGACTTGTTCTATATGTATACATTAGATTTTTTGTAATTTCATCTTTTAGATAGTTTACACCAATTGAAAGGTTTTTTAACTCTCCTCCACGGAATAAATTTTCATTTATACTTCTTAGGAAGTTTTGTTTAGAGTACTCTTCAAGAACACTATCTATTTCAATTAAAGACTCTTCTAATTTATCTGACATTTTATTAAATGTTTTAGCAATATAATTTAGTTTTTGATTTGAAGTATTCTTTGTGATTCTATCATTTATAAAACCATCAGAAAGTTTTTCTGCACAAATCATTATCTCACCATAAATAGTTAAATCTTCTTCTTGTTTTTGTTCAATAAGTTTTGCTAAATCTTGAATTCTTGTTAAAACTTTATTATTTTTTTGGCTTTCAATTTCTATGCTATTTGTTTCACCTTTGATAAAGCTCTCAATCTTATCAATGGCTTCAATTATTTCATTTGTATTATTTGATTTAAAAAACATAAAGCACCTTTATCTCAATGTCTTATATAGTTTTTCAGCACTTAATATCTCTTCTAAAGTTGGTTTAACTCTTACAGATAGATACCTTTTTTCTCCATTTGCACTTTGAGATGGAAAAGCAGTTGCATTAACCCAATAATAGCCACCATCTTTTGTTCTATTTTTTACTATACCTTTCCAAGTCTTACCTTTTTGAATAGTTTCCCACATATCTTTAAAAGCAGCTTTTGGCATATCTTGATGTCTTACAAAATTATGAGCTTGTCCTATTAACTCATCTTTTGAATAACCAGCAATTTTGCAAAAATCCTCATTGGCATAAATTATTATACCTTTTTCATCCGTTTCGGACACGATCATTGTGTCCTTTTGTAAAGTTATTTCTCGTCCCATTTTAATTCCTACTAATAATTAAGGGCGCGATTATATAATAACAAATCTGTGAATTTAGTTATAAGGAATTATTAATTTTTCTAATCATAATTTAGTCTATTAAAATATTATTTATAAAATAATCAATGCTTTTAAGATATAATTCGGCCATGAATGAAATATTAAAAAAATTAGATTTATTAGATTATATAGATTCCTTTACAAAACTTTTTGCAAGGGAAAAATCTGTAGTTTTAGAAGGGGATATTAATCTTCATTATAGATTAATAAATGAGCTTTCAAAATTTGAAATAAAACAACCAGCAAAAGTAAAAAACTTAGATACACAAATAATGCATATTCAAAAACAAGGTGTATTAAAGTCTTATGAAATATATGAGTTTATTAAAATTATTAATTACTTTTCTTATTTGAAAAAGTTCTCTTTTGAAGGTAAGTTAGCAGAGTGGATTGAAAAAATTATTATTCCACAAGAGATAATATCAATTTGTGAGTATTTTGATGATAAAGCAAAATTAAAACATGGTATTGATGAAGATTATGACAGGGTTAATGAAGCCATAAAGCAAAATAAAGAAGAGATAAAACAAAGCCTTTATAAGATTATTAATTCAAGCAAAATAAGAACTTATATGGTTGATTCTCAAGTTCATTATATAAATGGTGAGGAGTGTCTACTTGTAAGAGGTGGTTTTAACCATGTTTTAAAAGCACAAGTATTAGACCGTTCAAATTCTGGATTTTTCTATGTTTTACCTCATAGTGTAAGTACTTTAAAGCAAAAACAAAATGATTTACAAAATAAGCAAGAAGAGATTTTATTAAAAGTTTGTAAACAGATAACTTCTCTTTTTGAGAAAAATTTATTATTTTTAAAATTTATAAATAAAGAGTTTGATAGATTTGACCACTATCAAGCAAGACTATATTTTGCAAAAATTGGAGATAAAAACTTTATTCTTCCAAATAAAAATGGTAAAAATAGACTTGTAGAATTTAAACATCCAGCCTTACATGATCCAAAACCTATAACAATTGATTTTTCAAAATCAGTTATTATGATTACAGGGGTAAATGCTGGTGGTAAAACAATGATGTTAAAATCTATTTTAAGTGCCGTATTTTTATCGAAATATTTACTTCCATATTTTGCACACCATGAGACACAAATAAGTAACTTTAAATCAATTCAAGCTGTACTTGATGACCCACAAAGTGTAAAAAATGATATCTCTACTTTTGCAGGAAGAATGGTTGAATTTTCTAAACTTTTTTCTACAAAACAGGCAATTGTAGGAGTTGATGAAATAGAACTTGGTACAGACTCTGATGAAGCAGCAAGTCTGTTTAAAGTGATAATTGAAGATTTAATCCAAAAAGATATGAAAATTATCATTACAACTCACCATAAAAGATTGGCTGCACTTATGGCTTCAAATGAAGAAGTAGAATTAATAGCAGCTCTTTATGATGAAGAGAATCAAAAGCCAACTTATGAATTTTTACAAGGAACAATTGGAAAATCATATGCCTTTGAAACAGCAAGTAGATATGGAATTCCTCATAATGTAATCAAAAGAGCAAAAGAGGTTTATGGAGAAGATAAAGATAGATTAAATGAACTTATTGAAAGAAGTTCTGCTTTGGAGATTGAGTTAAAACAAAAAATAGCAAAACTTGATGAAGAGATAAAAGAGCATGAGAGATTAACAAGAAATCTAAAAGAGACAAAAGAGAGTTTAGATACTCATATCTTTTTGGAAAAGTCAAAACTTCATAGAGAGTATAAAGATGCGAGAGATGAAGCTAAAAAAGCCATCAAAGCAAAAATTTCACAAGAAGGACATAGACATTTAAATACTGCTCATCAAAAAGCTTCTTCAATTAAAACAGAAAAAGTAAAAGAAGTTGAAGAGAATTTAAAAGAGGGTGATAGAGTTAAATATAGAAACTCAAAAGGTGTAATTATCTCAATTAAAGGTAAAAAAGCTTATATTGAAAATGATTTAGGAATGAGACTTCAAGTTCCTATGATAGAGCTTTCAAGAAGTGGAAATCCACCAAAAATAAAAACAAAACCAAAAGCAACTGTTACAGTTGCAAAACCAGATTCAGGACATATAAAATTAGATTTACATGGTCAAAGAGTTGAAGAGGCTTTAGAGAACTTAGATAAATTTATTTCTGATGCTTTAATAGCAGGTTTTGATGAAGTATTAGTTTATCATGGTATTGGAACTGGAAAATTAGCAGGAGCTACAAAAAAATATCTTGATAAACATCCAAAAGTAAAATCATACGAAGATGCACATCCAAGTTCTGGTGGCTTTGGTGCAAAAGTTATAAAACTATAAGGAAAATAGATGGAACAAGAAATCCAATCAATACAGAAGGTTTATAATCTTTTAATTGAATTTTTTATGAATTATAGTTTCCAAATTCTTGGAGCTATAATTATCTTTATACTTGGTCTTTATATAGGTAAAAAGGTATCAGAAGCTGTACAAAGATTATGTGATAGAAATAATTTAGATGTAACACTTACAAAGTTTATTGTAAATATTGTTAGATTTGGGATTGTTATTGGGGCTGTAATTATTGCAGTTGGTAAATTAGGTATCACTTTAACTCCATTTATTGCAGGTATTGGTGCTGCATCATTGGGTGCTGGACTTGCCTTACAAGGTACTTTATCAAATTATGGAGCAGGGCTTTCTATAATTATTACTAGACCTTTTATAGTTGGAAATACAATCACTGTACAAGATGTATTTGGAGTAGTAGAAGAGATAAAATTAGGACATACAATTCTTAGAACAGAAGATGGAGAGCAGATTACTGTTCCAAATAAGTATATTATTGGAGAAGTCCTTGTCAACTCTTTTGAGTATAGAATCGTTGAAGCAACTATTGGTATTTCGTATAATAGTGATATGAAAAAGGCTATCTCTTTAATCTTAGAAGAGTTAAATAAGTTTGAAGAGTTCATCTCAAAAGAGGCAAAACCTCAAGTGGGAATTAAAGAGTTTGCAGACTCTTCTGTAAATATTGAGTATAGATATTGGGCTAAAACAAATAGCTATTTTGAGGTTCAATACAAAGTAAATCTTGCAATATTTGAGGCACTAAAAGCAAACTCTATAGAGATACCATATCCTATAAGAGATGTTTTTATCCATGAAAAAAAAGCATAAAATAGTTTTTCTATTTTATGCTAACAAATGATTTAAATACACACTCAATTCTCTGTTTTATATCACTTCCATCTTCTTTCATATAATCAGTTTGTATTTTGTAAATTAATTTATCTTCAAGTTTAAATTCAAATACTAAATATCCTGCATAAAGTTTTGCTTTTTTATTCTTTTTATTTGTATCTTCTTTATCATTTTCATATACATAATAGTTTATTTCTACTTGTTTTTTATTTTCAATTTTTTGTGTAAAGTATTGGCTAATTACTTCTTGAAACTCTTTTTGCAGCTCTTTGTTTGAATAGTGTTTTATAAGAAAAGAGTTCATTATTTTTGAGTATTCAATGTTTGAAGTAGTTTTTATATTTTGTGATTGAAGTAATTTTATTGCTTCTTGAATCTTATTTATATCAACTATTTTTTCAAAGGTAATTGTTTTTTCTTGGCAAGATACTCTTTTAGATTTTATAGTTTTTTTATTTACTTGTTCATAGATTCCATATCCAAAAAAAAGTATAAGAGCAAAGATTATAAGTAGTAGTTTTTTCATAGTAATATCCTTTTAAAAAAGAATATTACTATTATAATAATTATAAGTAAATAAAATAATTTAAATATAAGTTTGAGTTATCTTATTTTTTAACAGAAACACTTAGATTAAAAGTTGACCATTTATCTTTTTCATCAATTTGTACATTGATTTTTTCTGTAATAACAACAGCTTTTTTATCTACTTTTTTCTTTACAATTAAATAGTCTAAAATATTTTTACTTCTACTATTTGCTAGTTCTTCAAGCTCTTTAGTAGTCACTTCTTGTTTTGAAGCTAGAGTTTTTCTTAAACTTTCCACATACTCTTTAGTATCAAAATACTCTTTACCACTTTTATCTTTTTTTACAAAAGTTTCTTTAATATCATCTAAGTCTTTGTCTTTGAAACTCTCTTCAAAAAGGTTTTCTAAAGCTTTTTTATATTCATCACCTTTTACAATTTTTTTCATTCTTTTTTCTAAGAACTTATCAAACTTTATATCTTGTAAAGCAATTGTATCAAAAACTTGGTGGTATGAAGGAGTTACATTTATAGCAAGCCTTTTCTTAGTAGCTAAGATTTTTGCAATATTATCTAAAGCCTCTTTCTCTGAAGCTATTATTGTACTGTTTCCATATTCAAAATCAATTGTTTTGATTTCATCTGCTTCAATACCTAAAACAGAAGCTAAAAGAGTAAATGGAGAAGAGATAGCTTTAACTATTAAATTTGTAAATACTTTCCATACAATAGGAGCTATTGCAAATTGAGGATCATCTACATTTCCTGAAATAGGAAGTTCTAAATCAATAATTCCATCACTATTTTCTAAAAGAGCGATAGCTAAATCAAGAGGTAGATTTGTTGCATCTTCACTCTGTACTGTTTCTCCTAATCTAATATCACTAATTATAATTGAGTTGTTTGCATCTAAATTTGACTCTTTTATATTATATTTTAGATTTAAATCAAGTTTTCCACTATCTATCTCTCTTCCTACAAATTTTCCAGAATAAGGTGTGAAGTTTTTGATTGCAATATTTTTAAATAAAATAGTTGTATTTGTTAGTAGTTTTATATCATTTATATCTACAGTTCCAGTTATTTTTGTGAAACCATATTTATCTACTTTCCCTTCTAGTTCAAGTTTTGTAGGTTTTGAAGAACTTGAGTGTAGTCTTGAAAAGTCTCCATGTAATTGAGTGATATTTGTTTTAAATGGAATTGGTAAGTTTTTATCTTCAAATACCATTCTTGCATCTTTTATAATAAGAGGACCTATATCAAAAGAGAAGTTACTATTAGCTTTTTTTTCAACTTTTTTCTCGATTTTTTCTGCTTCTTTTTCTTCAACTTTTTTCTTTTCTTGTTTTCCTAAAGTAATAGCTATAAAAGGTTTATTTAGCTTAGAAGAGTCAATTTTTAATTCACTATTTTTATGTGAGATTTTATTTACTAAAAGATTAATATCTTTAGCTTGAATATTAGTTTTTGACACTTTATCATTTAGTTTAAAATCTGGCTCAATAAGATTTAAATTTGCAATTTGAATATCACTATTTTGATTTATAATATCTTTGATTTTAAGCTCTAAGTTTTGGGCATTTATATCTTTTTTTTGTTTTTTATCATTAATGTTTATAGAAGATTTAAGAGCTACTTGTTTTATTGTTCTGTTTTTATCATTAAGTTTTAAATCTTCAATTATAAGACTACTATTTTTAACTTTTACATCAAGATTATTTTTCTTATCATTAAAAACAAAGTTTTTGTTTTCAAATAAAACTTGCTCTAATGAGATATTTTGATTTTCTATATTAAGGTTTTTTGCATTCAGATTTACCTCTTCGGCAAGAGTAGCAAAAGAGTTTTTTTCATCTTTAAATGAAAGTTTTGAATTAGCAATTTTAAAATTAGCTAATAGAATTTTCCAGTTTGTTTCTTCTTGTGTAGAGTTTTGTTGTACTTCTTCTTTTTTTTGTTCTTTTGGAAGATTTACTAATTTAGCTAAGTTAATAGTTTCATCTTTTGAGTTTATGATTTTTCCATTTAGGTTTTCTAAACTAAATTGATTTATTTTTATCTCATTTTGAGGATAAAATAGATTTAAATCTTCAATATCTAAACTCTTTAAATATAAAACAGAATGTGCATCTTGTAAGATATTTAAATTGCTTAGTTTAAAGTTTAACTTCTCAACTTTAATATCTAGCTCTTTTTTAGTATCAACTTTATAACCAAAATTTAAATCAATATTTGTCTCATTTGTAAGTTGAAAATTAAATAGTTCATCTTTATATGCTAAAAACTCATTTGGTCTTAGATTTGTAAGTTTTACATTTCCATACATATGGAAAGGATGCACTTTTAATCCACCATTTATTATAAGTTTTGTATGTTCATTGATTAGGATATTAAGACTATGAGAAGCTAAGATATTTCTAAATGTTCCCATATCATAAAAAGTATAGTTAAGCTCATTTATATTAACTTCAAAAGGTTTTTTATCTTTTGCTAATTTTGTAAATTTTATTTTAGCTTTTTCTAATACAGTTTTATAGATTTGAAACTTAATAGGCTCGCTTTGTTCTTCCTCAACCCTTACTTGTTTCTCTTCTTTTGTAGTTGGTTTAAGTAGTTTTTCTAGATTAAAACTTTTATCCTCATTTTCAATAATATGAATATATGGATTAATCAGTTGTAAATCTTGAAAAGCTAAATGTTTTTCACTAATAGTTCTAAAAAGATTAAAATCAATTGATAAAGAATCTATTGAAAAAGTAATGTCCTCTTTATCTTGTATCTTCAGGTTGTTAAGAGAAAAAGTTAATAAGAATGGATTAAATTCTACTTTTTCTAAACTTGCTTCTTGAGTAATATTTGCATTAATATTATCGACAATAATAGGCTTTACTATCTTTGGTATTGCTACAAATCCTAGAATTGAATAGATGATTAGTATAGAAGATAGTATTAAAGCTAATTTATTTTTTTTCATGAAATAGCCTTTTTTTGTATTCAATATAATTATAACTAAATATTAGCTACAATCCGTTTACAATAAAGGAACAAAATGACAGTGATAGAATTATTTCAAAAATTATTAAGGTTTAAATCAATTACTCCTAATGATGACGGAGCATTCGATTTTATTGAAGAGTATTTAGGTGAGGAATGGACTTGCATAAATATTGATAGAGAAGATACAAAAAATAGATTTTATTATAAAAAATTTAATGATAATCCACAACATTTATGTTTTGCAGGACATATTGATGTAGTACCTCCTGGACAAGGTTGGGAAGTAGATCCATTTGCTGCTGATATAGTAGATGGTGTAATAACAGCAAGAGGAACACAAGATATGAAAAGTGGAGACGCTGCTTTTTTATATGCTTGTAAACATGCCCAAAATTTTGATGGAACACTTTCAATTCTAATGACAAGTGATGAAGAAGGTGAGGGAACTTATGGAACTATCAAAGCCTTAGAACACTTAAAAGAGATTGATTTTATACCTCAATATGCAGTTGTAGCAGAGCCAACTTGTGAAGAGGTTTTTGGAGATGCTATCAAAGTAGGAAGAAGAGGAAGTATCAATGGATATATCACTATCAAAGGAAAGCAAGGTCATGCTGCTTATCCTGAAAAGTGTATAAACCCAGTACATAACTTTGCCCATGTACTTCCTAAAATAGCAGGTCATAATCTTGATAATGGAGATGAGTATTTTGCTCCTTCTAAAATGGTAATTACTGATATAAGAGCTGGAATGGAAGTTACAAATGTAACTCCAAACGAGTTAAAACTTATGTTCAATGTAAGAAACTCAACAAATACAAC
This sequence is a window from Halarcobacter bivalviorum. Protein-coding genes within it:
- the dapE gene encoding succinyl-diaminopimelate desuccinylase; amino-acid sequence: MTVIELFQKLLRFKSITPNDDGAFDFIEEYLGEEWTCINIDREDTKNRFYYKKFNDNPQHLCFAGHIDVVPPGQGWEVDPFAADIVDGVITARGTQDMKSGDAAFLYACKHAQNFDGTLSILMTSDEEGEGTYGTIKALEHLKEIDFIPQYAVVAEPTCEEVFGDAIKVGRRGSINGYITIKGKQGHAAYPEKCINPVHNFAHVLPKIAGHNLDNGDEYFAPSKMVITDIRAGMEVTNVTPNELKLMFNVRNSTNTTRESVEEFIHKNLEGLEYDFRTTQGSFPFVTNKESKVVKAMENSIKEVLGVTTKHSTHGGTSDARYFGAFGIEAIEFGVINDTIHSVGERTTVKEVEGLTDVYVDLIKNF